A single Phoenix dactylifera cultivar Barhee BC4 chromosome 1, palm_55x_up_171113_PBpolish2nd_filt_p, whole genome shotgun sequence DNA region contains:
- the LOC103716184 gene encoding piezo-type mechanosensitive ion channel homolog isoform X3: MVLLLALSFWSFNFTSLCAFGLLAYVGYVLYVFPSLFHLHRLNGLLLVFILLWAASTYVFNVAFTFLNKKIRKDMMIWETIGLWHYPIPGLFLLAQFCLGVFVALCNLVNNSVFQYLSDEDRQSSSDDHTVEDKGDTKVLIVATIAWGLRKSSRAISLALLFLLVMKPGFIHAVYMCFFLVFLLSHSISAKMRQSLILFCEVHFSLLYILQLNLISKALEQSGSLTAVILSQLGLPNHASFRDFMEIGVLACFCSVQNHGFKMLFSFSAILQHTPCPPLGFSILKAGLSKSVLLSVYASSSSRIGYSLSFSHEQKIATYLSKVSQMFLSTYRSYGTYVAFLTILFTLYLVTPNYVSFGYLFFLLFWIIGRQLVEKTRRRLWYPLKVYATLVFVLTYSLSISPILATWMSKLIDLYPDLGFNPEGSLLNNVWESLAVLTVMQLYSYERRQSRYRTVDASDASENGIFGFSRRFLIWHGEKILSIAVFYALLSSIGAFGFIYLLGLIIFSTLPKTSRIPSKLFLVYTGLLVTSEYLFQMWCKLAYMCPGQRLYGLSLFLGLKYFDSGFWGLESGFRGKVLVIVSCTLQYNVFRWLDNMPSSLVHKGKWEEPCQLFISSEQSSVGTLVHHEENKAPADVTLPSAMQKGASTDSSPSFSSNTYQSSESVPNVTRASENNTRKYSFSYIWGSTKESHKWNKKHILALRKERFEMQKTTLIFYMKFWMENLFKLRGLEINMIVLLLASFAVLNAISMLYIICLAACILLKREVIHKLWPIFVFLFASILILEYFAIWKDLIPWIHSPKEMEINCHDCWSSSTLYFSFCAKCWLGIIVDDPRMLVSYYAVFIFSSFKLRSDHISGFSESHTYRQMISQRKNALVWKDLSFETKSFWTFLDYLRLYLYCHLLDIVLALILITGTLEYDVLHLGYLGFALVFFRMRLEILKKKNKIFKFLRMYNFVLIVLSLAYQSPYLGNFSSGKCEQIDYIYEVIGFYKYDYGFRITSRSALVEIVIFLLVSMQSYIFCSEEFDYVARYLEAEQIGAMVHEQEKRAARTTAQLLQICKSEEQKRQRNLQVEKMKSEMLNLQSQLNSMNSITTLGGSSPQSEGLRRRRNSSQSMDKVSRMPDNETGSPNKQYENVSTESYHSFDFAVSDMQKNVPLPWEKSDLQNSPTSIKSESPISMDYGRHSLDSICEISELGDKGDDHDTAFSNANRRERERDKHKENPIMSAVQLIGDGVSQVQSLGNQAVTNIVSFLDIEPEESDSNGHSEDGVYDEIESQNIVECGHLDRISSVHSATGARPASLQIGRIFRFIWSQMRSNNDVVCYCCFVLVFLWNFSLLSMVYLAALFLYALCVNSGPSYLFWLIMLIYTEINILLQYLYQIIIQHCGLNIHISLLRRLGFPEHKINASFVISTLPLFLVYISTLLQSSITAKDGEWAPVTEFKLLSGKKHYKEEHSFSPGWRDRLQQLVSPVTNLLKIIARSFSRYWKSLTQGSEAPPYFVQLSMEVNQWPEDGIQPERIESGINELLRVGHEERCEAKISYSCHSASRVRIQSIERSQENTNVALAVLEVVCASPSVGCSAAEWCRSLTPAADVAAEILKSQKEGLLEEVDFPYPILSVIGGGRREIDLYAYVFGADLAVFFLVAIFYQFVMKNKSKLLDVYQFEDQFPKEFVFILMVLFFLIVLDRIIYLCSFAAGKIIFYLFNLVLFTYSVTEYAWYMEPSHQHIGRLALRAIYLTKSVSLALQALQIRYGIPNKSTLYRQFLTSKVTHINYLGFRLYRALPFLYELRCVLDWSCTSTSLTMYDWLKLEDIYASLFLVRCDADLHRSRHQQGQKQTKMTKFCSGICVFFILICVIWAPMLIYSSGNPTNIANHVIDVSVQIDIKAKSGRLTLFQTTLCERFPWNNLQLDDDLDPQHYLDSYNVQDIQLICCQPNASTMWLVPPVVQDQYTRSIDQDNDMEIVITWIFLRERPKGKEAVKYEAPVEFSPNQDDVKQVLNGTANSFRIVDAYPRYFRLTGSGEVRLIVPIGNSVSGDLLLNHESPPWWSFYDIDVSDGAACKGLTGPMAVVVSEETPQGILGETLSKFSIWSLYLTFVLAVGRFIRLQCSDLRMRIPYENLPSCDRLIAICEDIYAARAEGELEVEEVLYWTLVKIYRSPHMLLEYTKPD, encoded by the exons ATG GTCTTGTTGCTTGCTCTTTCGTTTTGGAGTTTCAATTTCACTAGTTTGTGCGCTTTTGGTCTGCTAGCATATGTGGGCTATGTTTTATATGTCTTTCCATCTTTGTTTCATTTGCACCGGTTGAATGGGTTACTTCTAGTCTTCATTCTCCTATGGGCTGCTAGCACGTATGTATTCAATGTAGCATTTACATTTCTTAACAAAAAAATCCGAAAG gaCATGATGATTTGGGAAACCATTGGATTGTGGCATTATCCTATTCCTGGATTATTTCTACTTGCACAGTTCTGCCTTGGAGTCTTTGTAGCATTATGTAATCTAGTGAATAATTCTGTATTTCAATACCTGTCTGATGAGGATAGGCAATCCTCTAGTGATGATCACACAGTTGAAG ATAAAGGAgacacaaaagttttaattgttGCTACAATAGCTTGGGGGCTACGCAAGAGTTCCCGTGCAATTTCTCTGGCACTGTTGTTTCTTCTTGTTATGAAACCTGGCTTTATTCATGCTGTTTACA TGTGCTTCTTCTTGGTGTTTCTGTTGAGCCATTCCATTAGTGCAAAAATGCGTCAATCTTTAATTCTTTTTTGTGAGGTGCATTTTTCACTGCTATATATCCTTCAGCTTAACCTAATCTCAAAGGCTTTGGAGCAGAGTGGTTCCTTAACTGCGGTAATTCTCTCACAATTAG GTCTCCCAAATCATGCTTCTTTCAGGGATTTTATGGAAATAGGTGTCCTAGCGTGCTTTTGTTCAGTGCAGAACCATGGTTTCAAAatgctcttttctttttctgctaTTCTGCAACATACTCCTTGTCCTCCACTTGGATTTAGCATCTTGAAAGCTGGTTTAAGCAAATCAGTTTTGCTGTCAGTTTATGCCTCATCAAGTTCCAGAATTGGTTATTCCCTCAGCTTTTCACATG AGCAAAAGATAGCAACATATCTCAGCAAAGTCAGTCAGATGTTTTTATCTACATACCGCTCTTATGGGACATATGTGGCATTTCTAACCATTCTTTTCACACTATACTTGGTCACTCCAAATTATGTATCATTTGGGTACCTTTTTTTCCTCCTGTTTTGGATAATAGGGAGGCAGCTTGTGGAGAAGACAAGAAGGCGGCTTTGGTATCCCTTGAAAGTCTATGCCACTCTAGTGTTTGTTTTGACCTATAGCTTGAGCATTTCTCCCATATTAGCAACATGGATGTCCAAGCTGATTGATCTGTATCCTGATTTGGGGTTCAATCCTGAAGGATCTTTATTGAACAATGTCTGGGAATCCTTGGCTGTTTTGACTGTAATGCAACTTTACAGCTATGAAAGGAGACAGAGTAGGTACAGAACAGTTGATGCCTCTGATGCATCCGAAAATGGAATTTTTGGGTTTTCCAGAAGGTTCCTTATTTGGCACGGCGAGAAGATTTTGTCTATAGCTGTATTTTATGCTTTATTGTCTTCAATCGGTGCATTCGGCTTTATTTATCTCCTGGGTCtcattatattttctactttaCCAAAAACTTCTCGGATTCCTTCCAAGTTGTTTTTAGTTTATACAGGATTACTTGTGACTTCTGAATATCTCTTTCAAATGTGGTGCAAACTTGCTTATATGTGTCCTGGTCAACGGCTCTATGGTTTGTCACTGTTTCTGGGCCTAAAGTATTTTGATTCTGGATTTTGGGGCCTTGAGTCCGGTTTTAGGGGAAAGGTGCTGGTAATAGTTTCTTGTACTCTTCAATACAATGTTTTCCGCTGGCTAGACAATATGCCAAGTTCTCTAGTACATAAAGGTAAGTGGGAAGAGCCTTGCCAATTGTTTATCTCATCAGAACAATCTTCAGTGGGTACTTTGGTTCATCATGAAGAAAATAAGGCGCCAGCAGATGTCACTCTTCCTTCTGCAATGCAAAAGGGTGCTAGTACCGATTCAAGCCCATCCTTCAGCTCTaatacctatcaatcatcagaGTCGGTCCCTAATGTGACAAGAGCCTCAGAGAATAACACTAGGAAATACTCATTTTCCTACATTTGGGGAAGTACTAAAGAGAGTCACAAGTGGAACAAGAAACATATCCTTGCTTTGAGAAAAGAAAGGTTTGAAATGCAGAAGACTACACTAATATTCTATATGAAATTTTGGATGGAAAATCTTTTTAAACTTCGAGGTCTTGAGATTAACATGATTGTGTTACTTTTGGCAAGTTTTGCTGTGTTGAATGCCATTTCAATGTTATATATCATATGCCTTGCCGCATGTATTCTTCTGAAACGAGAGGTTATCCACAAATTATGGCCTATATTTGTTTTCTTGTTTGCTTCTATTCTCATTCTTGAGTATTTTGCCATTTGGAAAGATCTGATTCCTTGGATTCACTCTCCCAAAGAGATGGAAATCAACTGCCATGATTGCTGGAGTAGCTCAACCCTTTACTTCAGTTTTTGTGCAAAATGCTGGCTGG GGATAATTGTTGATGATCCACGAATGCTCGTGAGCTATTATGCAGTTTTTATTTTCTCCTCTTTTAAACTCCGTTCTGATCATATTTCTGGTTTCTCAGAGTCACATACATACCGTCAGATGATCTCTCAGCGGAAAAATGCATTAGTTTGGAAAGACCTCTCATTTGAAACGAAGAGTTTCTGGACTTTTCTTGACTATCTGAGACTATATCTCTATTGTCATTTACTAGACATTGTTCTTGCTTTAATATTAATAACTGGAACTCTGGAATATGATGTTCTGCACCTTGGCTACCTTGGCTTTGCTCTGGTTTTCTTCCGAATGAGActtgaaatattaaaaaagaagaacaaaattttcaaattcttGCGGATGTATAATTTTGTGCTCATTGTCCTTTCTCTTGCCTATCAATCTCCTTATCTTGGGAATTTCAGCTCCGGCAAGTGTGAACAGATAGACTATATATATGAGGTCATTGGATTTTATAAGTATGATTATGGGTTCCGAATAACATCAAGATCTGCATTGGTTGAGATAGTAATTTTTTTGTTAGTATCAATGCAATCATACATCTTCTGCTCTGAAGAATTTGATTATGTAGCAAGATACCTTGAGGCCGAACAAATTGGTGCTATGGTCCatgagcaagagaaaagggctgCAAGGACAACTGCACAATTACTGCAAATTTGTAAATCAGAAGAGCAAAAACGGCAGCGTAACTTGCAAGTGGAGAAGATGAAATCTGAGATGCTCAATCTGCAAAGCCAGCTCAATAGCATGAATTCCATTACGACTCTTGGTGGCAGTTCTCCACAATCAGAAGGTCTTCGACGTAGAAGGAACTCTTCCCAAAGCATGGATAAAGTTAGTAGGATGCCAGATAATGAGACTGGATCACCAAACAAGCAATATGAGAATGTCAGTACAGAATCATATCATTCCTTTGACTTTGCTGTGTCTGATATGCAAAAGAATGTACCATTGCCTTGGGAAAAATCTGACTTGCAAAACTCACCTACTAGTATAAAAAGTGAGAGTCCAATCTCGATGGATTATGGGAGGCATTCCTTGGATTCTATTTGTGAGATAAGTGAACTTGGAGACAAGGGTGATGATCATGACACAGCATTTTCAAATGCaaatagaagagagagagaaagggacaaGCACAAGGAAAACCCAATAATGTCTGCTGTCCAGCTGATAGGTGATGGTGTTTCTCAAGTTCAGTCCCTTGGGAATCAGGCGGTCACAAACATTGTGAGCTTCTTGGACATTGAGCCTGAGGAATCTGATTCAAATGGGCATTCAGAAGATGGGGTATATGATGAAATAGAGAGCCAAAACATCGTGGAGTGTGGACACTTGGATAGGATCTCCTCAGTTCATTCTGCTACAGGGGCACGTCCTGCTAGCCTACAAATTGGAAGGATCTTTCGTTTTATATGGTCACAAATGCGATCGAATAATGATGTTGTGTGTTACTGTTGCTTTGTACTTGTTTTTCTCTGGAATTTCAGTTTGCTGTCAATGGTCTACCTTGCAGCTCTTTTCTTATATGCTCTGTGTGTAAATTCTGGTCCTAGTTACTTGTTCTGGCTTATCATGCTAATTTATACGGAGATCAATATTTTGCTTCAGTATTTGTATCAGATTATCATCCAGCACTGCGGGTTAAATATTCACATATCCCTATTGCGGAGGTTAGGATTTCCTgaacataaaataaatgcatCATTCGTTATCAGCACTCTACCTCTCTTTCTGGTCTATATATCAACTCTTCTGCAAAGTTCAATAACTGCTAAAGATGGTGAGTGGGCACCAGTAACAGAATTTAAACTATTAAGTGGAAAGAAGCATTATAAAGAAGAACATAGTTTCAGTCCTGGTTGGAGGGATAGGCTACAGCAGTTAGTCTCACCAGTAACAAATCTCTTAAAGATAATAGCAAGAAGCTTCTCTAGGTACTGGAAGTCATTAACACAAGGATCAGAGGCTCCCCCATACTTTGTGCAACTGTCAATGGAAGTTAATCAGTGGCCAGAGGATGGTATCCAACCAGAGAGAATAGAATCAGGAATAAATGAGTTGCTTCGTGTAGGTCATGAAGAAAGATGTGAAGCCAAAATATCTTATTCATGCCATTCGGCTAGCAGAGTTCGAATTCAAAGCATTGAAAGAAGCCAAGAAAATACAAACGTTGCTCTTGCTGTTCTTGAAGTTGTTTGTGCCTCTCCTTCTGTGGGATGTTCAGCAGCAGAGTGGTGTAGATCACTAACTCCAGCAGCGGACGTCGCAGCAGAGATTTTAAAATCACAAAAGGAAGGGTTACTGGAAGAAGTAGACTTTCCCTACCCAATATTATCTGTGATTGGAGGCGGCAGAAGAGAAATTGACCTATATGCATATGTATTTGGTGCAGATTTGGCTGTTTTCTTTCTCGTTGCCATTTTTTATCAGTTTGttatgaaaaataaaagcaaacTTCTTGATGTATATCAGTTTGAAGACCAGTTTCCTAAAGAGTTTGTGTTTATCTTGATG gttctttttttcttgattgtgcttgatcGCATTATATATCTATGTTCCTTTGCTGCTGGAAAGATTATTTTCTATCTTTTCAATCTTGTCTTGTTTACATACTCAGTCACTGAGTATGCTTGGTACATGGAGCCATCTCACCAGCATATAGGACGACTTGCACTCCGTGCTATCTATCTCACAAAATCAGTTTCCTTAGCCCTACAAGCATTACAAATTCGTTATGGAATTCCTAACAAAAGCACTTTGTACCGGCAATTTTTGACTAGTAAAGTTACACATATCAACTATTTGGGCTTCCGACTTTATCGTGCTTTACCATTTTTGTATGAACTACGATGTGTACTCGATTGGTCCTGTACATCTACATCTCTAACAATGTATGATTGGCTGAAG TTGGAGGACATCTATGCAAGCCTGTTTCTGGTCAGATGTGATGCTGATCTGCATAGATCAAGGCACCAGCAAGGACAAAAGCAAACTAAAATGACCAAATTCTGCAGTGGAATATGTGTGTTCTTCATACTAATATGCGTCATCTGGGCCCCTATGTTG ATTTACAGTAGTGGCAACCCAACAAACATTGCAAACCATGTTATAGATGTGAGTGTTCAGATTGATATTAAAGCAAAAAGCGGAAGGCTGACCTTGTTCCAAACAACTCTGTGTGAAAGATTTCCATGGAACAACTTACAGTTAGATGATGATCTGGACCCGCAACATTACCTGGATAGTTACAATGTACAGGACATTCAATTGATCTGCTGCCAACCTAATGCAAGTACAATGTGGCTGGTCCCTCCAGTCGTTCAAGATCAATACACCAGATCCATTGACCAGGACAACGATATGGAAATAGTTATAACATGGATCTTTTTAAGGGAGAGGCCAAAGGGGAAGGAAGCAGTAAAATATGAAGCACCTGTTGAATTTTCTCCAAATCAGGATGATGTCAAACAAGTGCTTAATGGGACAGCTAACAGCTTCAGGATAGTTGACGCATACCCTAGATACTTTCGATTGACTGGCTCTGGTGAAGTGCGGTTAATTGTACCAATA GGAAACTCAGTTAGTGgggatcttcttttgaatcatgagAGTCCTCCATGGTGGTCTTTCTATGATATTGATGTATCAGATGGAGCAGCATGTAAAGGGTTGACTGGGCCAATGGCTGTCGTTGTATCTGAGGAGACACCAC